The proteins below come from a single Mauremys reevesii isolate NIE-2019 linkage group 6, ASM1616193v1, whole genome shotgun sequence genomic window:
- the LOC120407993 gene encoding protein NipSnap homolog 3A-like has protein sequence MSLRPTLAPCSACADSLPPLRSHCAWRKPRHGVCLFALRLFSFFAFRSRRNVVIVSCRGRGRVKGAGLVARVTRHLQFCSLCACCGPQVLCPRGQASGCAAMLGLRALLLRRARGAWACPQVHASLATGPRQNDGTFYEIRTYDVKPSKMKEFVELVNKHIHLRAAHSEMVGFWTVEFGGMNKAIHIWKFDNFAHRAEVRKAVANDKEWQGKLSPVLPFLNKQNNEIVYLVPWCEIGKPSKEGGVYEMVTFQMKPGGPALWGQSFRAAINAHLNTGYTKLIGVFHTEYGLLNRVHVLWWNENPDSRAAGRHYAHEDARVVAAVRESVRFLESQQNMLLIPMPFSPLK, from the exons ATGTCCCTCAGGCCCACATTGGCTCCGTGCAGCGCATGCGCAGACAGCCTCCCGCCCCTGCGCAGCCATTGCGCTTGGAGAAAGCCGAGGCACGGAGTGTGCCTTTTCGCGCTGAGGCTTTTCTCCTTCTTTGCCTTCCGTAGCCGGCGTAACGTGGTGATAGTCTCGTGCCGCGGGCGGGGCCGCGTGAAAGGGGCCGGGCTTGTCGCTCGCGTCACTCGCCACCTCCAGTTCTGTTCGCTCTGTGCGTGCTGCGGCCCTCAGGTCCTGTGTCCGCGCGGACAGGCATCGGGCTGCGCCGCCATGCTGGGCCTCCGAGCCCTCCTCTTGCGGCGGGCGCGcggggcctgggcctgcccccag GTCCATGCATCTTTGGCTACAGGGCCCAGGCAAAATGATGGCACGTTTTATGAAATTCGTACCTATGATGTTAAGCCATCCAAGATGAAGGAGTTTGTGGAATTGGTCAATAAACACATCCACCTTCGTGCAGCTCATTCAGAGATGGTTGGATTCTGGACTGTGGAGTTTGGGGGCATGAATAAGGCCATCCATATTTGGAAGTTTG ATAACTTTGCCCATAGAGCTGAAGTCCGGAAAGCAGTAGCCAATGATAAAGAATGGCAAGGAAAactctctccagttctgcccttCTTGAATAAACAAAACAATGAAATTGTTTACCTGGTACCTTGGTGTGAGATTGGAAAGCCTTCGAAGGAAGGGG GGGTGTATGAGATGGTAACTTTTCAGATGAAGCCTGGTGGGCCGGCTCTGTGGGGCCAATCGTTCAGAGCTGCAATCAATGCTCATCTCAATACAGGCTACACGAAGCTGATTGGTGTTTTCCACACAGAATATGGATTACTTAACAGAG TTCATGTGCTCTGGTGGAATGAGAACCCTGACAGCCGTGCAGCAGGGAGGCATTATGCCCATGAGGACGCCAGGGTGGTAGCAGCTG tgcggGAGAGTGTTAGATTCCTGGAGTCCCAGCAAAATATGCTCCTGATTCCTATGCCTTTCTCACCATTGAAATAG